The following are from one region of the Vicinamibacteria bacterium genome:
- a CDS encoding ATP-binding protein yields IGTGLGLSFVERIIQVHGGTIRVDSEHGRGSTFTFTVPIATETIRPFPGGSSAGFGRDVLDTASKAQVSH; encoded by the coding sequence CATCGGCACGGGTCTGGGCCTGTCTTTCGTCGAGCGGATCATCCAGGTGCACGGTGGCACCATACGAGTCGACAGTGAGCACGGCAGAGGCTCCACCTTTACTTTCACCGTGCCCATCGCGACCGAAACCATTCGACCGTTCCCCGGAGGGAGCTCGGCGGGGTTTGGCCGGGACGTTCTCGATACGGCTTCGAAGGCGCAGGTGTCCCATTGA